Proteins from a single region of Gossypium arboreum isolate Shixiya-1 chromosome 1, ASM2569848v2, whole genome shotgun sequence:
- the LOC108481488 gene encoding LOW QUALITY PROTEIN: disease resistance protein RPV1 (The sequence of the model RefSeq protein was modified relative to this genomic sequence to represent the inferred CDS: substituted 1 base at 1 genomic stop codon): protein MAMSEISRCTYHVFLSFRGADTRKSFTDHLYTALVRLGIQTFRDDEEIERGNNLKDEIEKAILHHSKISIVVFSKNYAASTWCLNKLVMILEHKKSSKHIVLPVYYDVEPSQVKNQTGSYAEAFTQHEQNFESEANMIQRWRNALKEVADIGGMVLQDRHESQFIQDIVKEVQNKLHLITLYVPLYLVGIDFIVIQINQWLEQDGENKVGIATIYGIGGIGKTTIAKVVYNQNIPRFESFSFLAHVRETSQDYNGLVRLQRQLISDILKGKSYKIYNTDNGINKIKEIVCCRRVLLVLDDVDELEKIRKLMGTQIPFHPGSKIIITSRNRCLLNAHFISQMFDSEASTSCGGLSKLFEVKELASSESLQLFNWYAFGHNFVPESSMAYARSLEKHCGGLPLALQVLGSSLSSKRVSSWKSALEKLEEIPDSKIQKILRISYDSLEDDHDKNLFLDIVCLFIGKDRDCTTTILDACDFYTTIGIENLVDRSLVTINENNKLMMHQMVRDMGREIIRQESSDIGKRNRLXHKDAFDVIKEKIGSKTIKCLTLDLKGLLEDKAKRTNTTLHFSRHSKSQFLMSNDVDMETQAFAKMKRLKLLQLDYVRFKGDFKDFPKRLRWLRWHGFCMQSFPVDFDINELVVLDMRNSKLKQVWKDTECLPNLKILNLNHSHSLLKTPSFSGLPSLEKLMLKDCINLVEVDQSIGELKMLTFLNLKDCTSLRHLPRTIGSLISLEELILSGCSRLDDVPRELHNMESLKVLNLDETSIYQSRLGLHWLLLKRSKGLGFSWASLPGSLVKLSLESCKLSNDVMPNDLCNLASLKSLNLSRNPIHYLPESLKNLTKLDELLLTSCTELQMIPKLPVLFNVFDCKFIFGDNSPFQDYTVIRPWFFSSTRCVIFGCENLTEVEDLFKLEPIENFEAEEIRRLFNVDSINRNRLQLYSYLTDSIRVATPQVLQEYGITSTFVVGSEVPIGFKHRTDEHRISFFLPTPSHPDEKIHRFSLCIVFSLASDQMLELLPTVHIFNETKKIMLRYRSSFIGIPQTNDNTMLWLIHWPVTDCQFEGGELVSCMAVPIHLSIRKFGVTYDSEHNTRYEYGFSHLSTGDEVSTRNIKMDITKHLLSLESYGNVKVQLCSYIEESKVVASPQVLYDYCIITAFDPLPFDLYGQYFGHQAGKTEVSISVPQNSSRKISCFLNSIIIFSAKDDKTYEFLPCLEIVNESKGIKWTYSKHFMGIPETKNTLYWTTCWNFKGDELEAGDHISLRVLSDLSVLEFGIDLVYDYELDDNSNFFSQLPWMSKCFKFLLGVFVNILSKSQRNFYRLHYCI from the exons atgGCAATGTCAGAAATCTCGCGATGTACTTATCATGTATTCTTGAGTTTTAGAGGTGCAGATACGCGCAAAAGTTTCACGGATCATCTTTACACAGCTCTGGTGCGCTTAGGAATTCAAACATTTAGAGATGATGAGGAAATCGAGAGAGGGAATAACTTAAAAGATGAAATTGAAAAAGCAATACTACACCACTCCAAAATTTCTATCGTTGTTTTCTCAAAGAATTATGCTGCATCCACATGGTGTCTTAACAAACTTGTAATGATATTGGAGCACAAGAAATCCTCTAAACACATTGTGTTGCCAGTTTACTATGATGTGGAACCGAGTCAAGTCAAGAACCAGACGGGAAGTTATGCAGAAGCATTTACCCAACATGAACAAAACTTCGAGTCCGAAGCCAACATGATACAAAGATGGAGGAATGCTTTAAAAGAAGTTGCGGATATAGGAGGCATGGTTCTACAAGATAG GCATGAATCACAATTCATTCAAGATATTGTTAAGGAAGTTCAAAataaacttcatcttattacTTTGTATGTCCCTCTTTATTTAGTTGGAATAGATTTTATTGTGATACAAATTAATCAGTGGTTAGAACAAGATGGAGAAAATAAAGTTGGCATTGCAACAATTTATGGCATTGGAGGCATTGGGAAGACAACCATTGCCAAAGTTGTTTACAATCAAAACATCCCGAGGTTTGAAAGTTTTAGTTTCCTTGCTCATGTTAGAGAAACAAGTCAAGATTACAATGGCTTAGTTCGTTTGCAAAGACAACTTATTTCAGATATCCTTAAAGGAAAATCATATAAAATATACAATACAGATAATGGAATTAACAAGATCAAAGAAATTGTATGTTGTAGAAGAGTTCTTCTTGTTCTTGATGATGTTGATGAATTGGAAAAAATAAGAAAACTAATGGGAACTCAAATTCCTTTTCATCCGGGAAGTAAAATTATCATAACTAGTAGAAACCGATGCCTATTGAATGCACATTTTATAAGCCAAATGTTTGATTCAGAAGCATCAACTAGTTGTGGAGGCTTAAGCAAGCTATTTGAAGTAAAAGAATTAGCTTCGAGTGAATCGCTACAACTTTTTAATTGGTATGCTTTTGGTCATAACTTTGTGCCTGAAAGTTCAATGGCATATGCAAGAAGTTTAGAGAAACACTGTGGTGGGCTTCCATTAGCTCTTCAAGTTTTGGGCTCTTCACTATCTAGCAAAAGAGTGAGTTCTTGGAAAAGTGCATTGGAGAAATTGGAAGAAATCCCTGACAGCAAAATTCAAAAGATTTTAAGAATAAGCTATGATTCTTTGGAAGATGATCATGACAAAAATTTATTCCTTGACATAGTTTGTTTATTCATTGGGAAGGATAGAGATTGCACGACTACAATTTTAGATGCTTGTGATTTTTATACAACAATTGGAATTGAAAATCTAGTAGACAGGTCTCTCGTAACCATTAATGAAAACAACAAGTTAATGATGCACCAAATGGTTAGAGATATGGGACGAGAAATTATTCGTCAAGAATCTTCTGATATTGGAAAACGAAACAGATTGTGACATAAAGACGCATTTGATGTAATAAAGGAAAAGATT GGTTCCAAAACAATTAAGTGCCTCACACTTGACCTAAAAGGATTGCTAGAAGACAAGGCTAAAAGGACAAATACAACTCTACATTTTTCAAGGCATTCCAAAAGTCAGTTTCTCATGTCAAATGATGTTGATATGGAAACTCAAGCATTTGCGAAGATGAAGAGACTTAAACTGCTTCAACTAGATTATGTAAGATTTAAAGGGGACTTCAAAGACTTTCCCAAAAGATTAAGATGGTTACGTTGGCATGGGTTTTGTATGCAATCTTTTCCGGTAGATTTTGATATCAATGAACTAGTTGTTCTCGACATGCGCAACAGTAAACTTAAACAAGTTTGGAAGGATACAGAG TGTCTCCCAAATTTAAAGATCCTTAATCTCAACCATTCACATAGCCTTCTTAAAACCCCAAGCTTTTCAGGACTCCCTAGCCTTGAGAAGTTGATGCTCAAAGATTGCATAAATTTGGTAGAAGTTGATCAATCCATTGGTGAGCTAAAGATGCTTACTTTCTTGAACCTTAAAGATTGCACTAGTCTTAGGCATCTTCCAAGGACAATTGGTTCATTAATATCACTTGAAGAGCTTATCTTATCTGGTTGTTCAAGACTTGATGATGTTCCTAGGGAGTTGCATAATATGGAATCATTGAAGGTGCTTAATTTAGATGAAACTTCCATATATCAATCTAGATTGGGGTTGCATTGGCTCTTACTGAAAAGAAGCAAAGGATTGGGTTTCTCTTGGGCATCTCTACCGGGCTCTTTGGTAAAGTTAAGCCTTGAAAGTTGCAAATTATCTAATGATGTCATGCCCAATGATCTTTGTAACTTGGCTTCCTTGAAATCCTTAAATTTAAGTAGAAACCCAATTCATTACCTACCCGAAAGCTTAAAAAACCTTACAAAACTTGATGAACTTCTATTGACTTCTTGCACTGAACTCCAAATGATTCCAAAGCTTCCGGTCTTGTTCAATGTTTTTGACTGCAAATTTATTTTTGGAGACAATTCTCCATTTCAAGATTATACGGTAATTCGTCCATGGTTCTTTTCTTCCACACGATGTGTTATTTTTGGATGTGAAAATTTGACTGAGGTTGAAGATCTATTCAAGTTGGAACCAATTGAAAACTTTGAAGCAGAAGAGATTAGAAGATTATTCAACGTGGATTCCATTAACAGAAATCGACTGCAACTTTATAGCTACCTAACAGACAGCATAAGGGTAGCTACCCCACAG GTCTTGCAGGAATATGGTATAACAAGCACATTTGTTGTAGGAAGTGAAGTTCCGATTGGGTTTAAGCATCGCACTGACGAGCATCGAATCTCTTTTTTTCTGCCAACACCATCTCATCCAGATGAAAAGATCCATCGGTTCAGCTTATGCATTGTTTTCTCTTTAGCTAGTGATCAAATGTTGGAGCTTCTACCAACTGTCCACATTTTCAATGAGACCAAAAAGATCATGCTGAGATATCGCTCAAGTTTCATTGGAATTCCTCAGACTAACGATAACACAATGTTGTGGTTGATTCATTGGCCAGTAACGGACTGTCAGTTTGAAGGTGGTGAGCTTGTGAGTTGCATGGCAGTGCCTATTCATCTTAGCATAAGAAAATTTGGCGTTACTTATGATTCAGAACACAACACTAGATATGAATATGGCTTTTCGCACTTATCTACAG GAGATGAAGTTTCCACAAGAAATATCAAGATGGACATAACTAAACACTTGCTCAGTTTGGAATCTTATGGAAATGTTAAAGTGCAGCTTTGCAGTTATATAGAAGAATCAAAAGTAGTTGCTTCCCCACAG GTACTATACGATTATTGCATAATTACAGCATTTGATCCATTGCCATTTGATCTCTATGGCCAGTACTTTGGCCATCAAGCTGGCAAGACTGAGGTTTCTATATCAGTGCCCCAAAACTCTAGTCGAAAGATTAGTTGCTTCTTAAATTCGATTATCATTTTTTCTGCCAAGGATGATAAAACATATGAATTTTTACCATGCCTTGAAATTGTGAACGAGTCCAAAGGTATAAAGTGGACCTACTCTAAACATTTCATGGGAATTCCTGAAACTAAGAATACCTTATACTGGACGACTTGTTGGAACTTTAAGGGTGATGAATTAGAAGCTGGTGATCATATTAGTCTTCGGGTTCTTTCAGATTTATCTGTGCTAGAATTTGGTATTGACCTTGTATATGATTATGAGCTAGACGACAACTCAAATTTTTTCAGTCAGTTGCCATGGATGAGTAAATGTTTTAAGTTTCTTCTCGGGGTTTTTGTTAATATTTTGTCGAAATCCCAAAGAAACTTCTATAGGTTGCATTATTGTATATGA